The genome window CGCCCGGGAGCGGTCCTGCTTGGTGAACTCCGTCTGCCCGGCGGCGATGAGGTCGAGTGCGCCGATGGTGACCGGGGCGATGAGGCCGACGGTCTTGTGGAAGAGGTCGGTGGCGGTGTCCGCCGGACCGACCGGAACGGCCTCCTGCAGGACGATGTCGCCGGCGTCGAGTTCGTCGTCCATCATGTGCGCGGTGACGCCCACCTCGGACTCGCCGTTTATCAGGGCCCAGATCAGCGGGGAGAAGCCGGCGTACTTCGGCAGCAGCGAATCGTGCACGTTCAGCGTGCCGTGGCGGGGGAGGCCGAAGATCCGCGGCGGGATCCAGGTCCGCCAGTTGTTGGCCACGATGATGTCCGGGTCGGCCTCCTTGAGGCGCTCGAACAACTCGTCGTCGTCGGGGCGGTTGCGGATCAGCACCGGGACGCCGTGCTCCTCGGCGAGGTCGGCGACGGAATCGCTCCAGATCTTCTCGTACGCGTGCTCGCTCTTGGGGTGCGTCACGACCAGTGCCACGTGGTGCTCGGAGTCCAGGAGGGCTTGCAGGGTGCGGTGCCCCCAGGTCTGGTAACCGAACATGACGACCCGCATGGGGTTCCTCCTCAGGGCAGGGATAGACCGGCAGCAAGTAAAGCAAGGCTTACCTTAGTTTGCAACAGGGTGATTTCGGGCCCGGGTTGACGGCCCGTCAGCGCTCGATGTCGGGTTGCCCTATCGACAGCACCGTGTGATTAGCTTAGGCTCACCTAAGTTTGCTGGGCAGCTCCGTCGGCGTGCCCACCTTTCGTACTTTCCCTACGCCTGACAGGCGGCTTTCCCGCACGATGGGAGTGACATGTCACAGGTTCTTCCTGGCGACGCACCACTGGTCCACGACCTGATCGGCATCGGCTTCGGCCCCTCCAATGTGGCCATGGCGATTGCGCTGAGCGAGCACAACTCAGGCGTCGGCAGGCAGGAGCCGGTCACCGCTCACTTCTTCGAGCAGCAGCCGAGCTTCGGCTGGCACCGCGGCATGCTGATCGACGACGCCACCATGCAGGTGTCCTTCCTCAAGGACCTGGTGACGCTCCGGAACCCGGCCAGCGAGTTCAGCTTCCTCTGCTACCTGCAGAGCAAGGACCGGCTGATCGACTTCATCAACCACAAGAACCTCTTCCCGCTGCGGGTGGAGTTCCACGACTACTTCGAGTGGGCCGCGGCCAAGGTCGACGACATGGTCTCCTACGGCCACGAGGTCGTCGCCGTCACGCCCTTCGTCCACGACGGTGCCGTGGAGTACCTGGACGTGACCGTCCGGTCGGGGGAGGGGCTGGAGGTCCACCGGGCCCGCAACCTCGTCATCGGCACCGGGCTGCGCCCCCTCATGCCGGTGGGCGTGGAGCGCGGTGACCGGATCTGGCACAACTCCGACCTGCTGCGCAAGGTCGACGGCCTGGAGGGCACCTCGCCCTCGCGGTTCGTCGTCGTGGGTGCCGGGCAGAGCGCCGCCGAGAACGTCGCCTACCTGCACCGTCGCTTCCCCGAGGCCGAGGTCTGCGCGGTCTTCTCCCGCTACGGCTACAGCCCCGCCGACGACAGCAGTTTCGCCAACCGGATCTTCGACCCCGGGGCGGTCGACGACTACTTCACCGCGCCCGACAGCGTCAAGAGCCGGCTGATGGCCTACCACGGCAACACCAACTACTCCGTGGTGGACATCGACCTGATCGACGACCTGTACCGGCAGATGTACCAGGAGAAGGTCCTCGGCACCGAACGGCTGCGCTTCCTCAACGTGTCCCGGGTCAGCGACGTGGAGGAGACGCCCGACGGCGTCCGTGCCACCGTGAAGTCCCTCGTCACGGGCGAGGAGACGCTCCTGGACGCCGATGTCGTGGTGTTCGCCACCGGCTACAGCCCCGCCAACCCCCTCGGCCTCCTCGGCGAGGTCGCCGACCGCTGCCTGCGCGACGACGAGGGCCGCGTCCGCGTCGAGCGCGACTACCGCGTCTCGACCGACCCCGGTCTGCGCTGCGGGATCTACCTGCAGGGCGGTACGGAGCACACGCACGGCATCACGACATCCCTGCTGTCCAACACCGCGATACGGGTCGGCGAGATCCTGGACTCACTGCTCGACCGGGGCGTCAAGTCCGCCTCCGACGAGGCCCGGCCGGTCGTCGACGGCACCGGAACAAAGGGATAACGAACGTCGACATGCGCACGACTGCAGTTGAGCGCCCCGCGCCCGGGGGTACGACAGAGGCCCGCCGGCGGCGGGTCGTGGGCCTGGCCGCGCTCGTGGTGATCCTCGTGATCGCCGCGGCGGTGTCGTTGGCCGTCGGCACGCGCGCGCTGAGTCCCGCCGAGGTCTGGCACGGACTGTTCGCGGAGCCCGACGCCGACCGGCGGCTCACCGAGATCAGGCTCATCGTGCAGACCGTGCGGGTGCCCCGGACGGTGCTCGCGGTCGTGGCGGGCCTCGCGCTGGGGGTCGGCGGTGCGCTGATCCAGGGGCACACCCGCAACCCGATAGCCGATACGGGCCTGCTGGGGGTGAACTCCGGCGCCTCGTTCGCGGTGGTGTCGGTGATCGCCGTGTTCGGCTTCGCCGACCCGTTCCAGTACGTCTGGTTCGCCTTCGTGGGCGCGGGTGTCGCCGGCGTCGTCGTCTTCGGCCTGGCGAGCATCGGCCGGGGGGCGGGCAATCCGTTGACGCTCGCCCTGGCCGGGCAGGGGATCACGGTGTTCCTCGCGGCGATGACCACGGCGGTCGCGCTCTCCGACCAGAAGTCGCTGAACGCGCTGCGGTTCTGGAACGCGGGCTCCGTGGCCGGTGTCGGATTCGACGTCATCTGGCCGGTGACCGTGTTCATGGCGGCCGGACTGGTGCTGGCACTGATCACCCTGCCCGCCCTCAACCTGCTCAACCTGGGCGACGACGTGGCGCGCGGGCTGGGAGTGAACATCGCGCTGGGCCGGACCATCGGCATCGTCGCCATCACCCTGCTCGCGGGTGCGGCCACGGCGGCCTGCGGCCCCATCGCCTTCCTCGGGCTCATGGTGGCCCATGTGGCCCGGTATCTGACCGGCCCCGACTACCGCTGGCTGGTGCCGTACGCGGGTCTGCTCGGATCCGTCGTCCTGCTGGTCTGCGACATCGTGGGGCGTCTGGTGGTACGGCCGGGCGAGTTGGACGCGGGTGTGGTGGTCGCCCTTCTCGGCGCCCCGTTCTTCGCGATTCTGGTGTGGCGGGGAAAGTTCAGGAACACATGAACGGGACAGACGTGAACCCATCGGTGGCGCCGGGCGTACGGCTCGGCCATGTGTCGTTCGTATGGCGGCCCTGGCTCGTCCTGGTCACACTGCTGCTGCTGGTGGCGACCTTCCTGGTGTTCTGCCTCTCCATCGGGGTCGGGGACTTCCCCATCGGCCTGTCCAGGGTGATCGCCACGATCCTCGGCCGGGGCGAACAGGTCGACGAGTTCGTGGTCATGGATCTGCGGATGCCGCGTGCCCTGGCCGGTCTCGTCGTGGGGGTCGCGCTGGGGATGTCCGGGGCGATCACGCAGTCGGTCGCGCGCAATCCGCTCGCCAGTCCGGACATCCTGGGCATCACCGGGGGAGCGAGCGCGGTCGCGGTGTTCCTGGTGACGGTGTCGGGCGGGACCGCCGCGGCGGTCGTCGGCTCGGTGGGCCTGCCCGCGGCGGCGCTCGCGGGCGGCCTCGGTACCGGGCTGCTGGTGTATTTCCTGGCGTGGCGGCGCGGGATCGACGGCTTCCGGCTCATCCTCATCGGCATCTCGGTGAGCGCGGTGATGGAGGCGATCACGACCTGGCTGCTGGTCTCGGCCGACATCAGGGACGTGGCCAGGGCCCAGGCCTGGCTGGTCGGTTCGCTGGACGACCGGTCGTGGGACCAGGTCGAGGTGGCGTTCTGGTGCACGCTCGTCCTCCTCGTCGTCATGGCCGCCGCCGCGTTCCAGTTCAAGCCGATGCACCTCGGCGACGAGGTCGCCGCCGGGCTGGGCGTCCGGTATTCGAGGGTGCGGGCGGCCCTGCTGTTGTGCGCGGTCCTGCTGGCCGCGGTGGCGGTGAGCGCGGCGGGCCCGGTCCCGTTCGTCGCCCTGGTGGCTCCGCAGGTGGCGATGCGTCTGGCGAAGGTCCCGACGCCGCCGATGGTGGCCTCCGGCCTGGTGGGAGCGTTGCTGCTGATCGGCTCGGACCTGGTCGCGCGCACCGCGCTGCCGATCACGCTCCCGGTCGGCGTGGTCACCGCCGCGATCGGCGGCCCGTTCCTCGTCTATCTGCTGGTGCGGGCGAACCTGAGGTAGACGGTAAGAAGCAAGGCGAACCTAGACAAGGGGGGCTTGTGGCCGCTCAGTTCATCACCGAGATCGAGGCCGGGGTCGAGGACGTCCCACGGCTGGCAGCCAGGGGGGTCACGGTCGGGTACGGCAACCGCACGGTCATCGACGATCTCGACGTGGTGATCCCTCCAGGGGTGATCACCACGATCATCGGTCCCAACGGCTGTGGGAAGTCCACCCTGTTGCGCACCCTGACCCGGCTGCTCAAGCCGGCCAAGGGGGCGGTCGTGCTGGATGGCGAGGACATCGGCAGGCTCAGGACCAGGGACGTGGCGAAGAAGCTCGGTCTGCTGCCGCAGGCACCGGTCGCACCGGAGGGGCTGACCGTGGCCGACCTGGTCGCCAGGGGGCGTCATCCGCACCAAAGTTGGCTGCGGCAGTGGTCCTCGGACGACGCCGGCGTCGTGGAGCGCGCGCTGGCCATGACCGGGGTGTCCGAGCTGGCCGGCCGCCCGGTCGACTCGCTGTCCGGCGGACAGCGCCAACGCGTCTGGATCTCGATGACGCTGGCCC of Streptomyces sp. NBC_01363 contains these proteins:
- a CDS encoding methionyl-tRNA formyltransferase, which encodes MRVVMFGYQTWGHRTLQALLDSEHHVALVVTHPKSEHAYEKIWSDSVADLAEEHGVPVLIRNRPDDDELFERLKEADPDIIVANNWRTWIPPRIFGLPRHGTLNVHDSLLPKYAGFSPLIWALINGESEVGVTAHMMDDELDAGDIVLQEAVPVGPADTATDLFHKTVGLIAPVTIGALDLIAAGQTEFTKQDRSRASFFHKRSTEDIRIDWSWPAEDLERLVRAQSEPYPSAFTFHRGRRLEVLAAVVSQNRYGGTPGRVFYREGEGVVIVAGADARTGRNHGLALTRVRTETGRELPATEYFTSMGGYLTDRP
- a CDS encoding lysine N(6)-hydroxylase/L-ornithine N(5)-oxygenase family protein, translated to MSQVLPGDAPLVHDLIGIGFGPSNVAMAIALSEHNSGVGRQEPVTAHFFEQQPSFGWHRGMLIDDATMQVSFLKDLVTLRNPASEFSFLCYLQSKDRLIDFINHKNLFPLRVEFHDYFEWAAAKVDDMVSYGHEVVAVTPFVHDGAVEYLDVTVRSGEGLEVHRARNLVIGTGLRPLMPVGVERGDRIWHNSDLLRKVDGLEGTSPSRFVVVGAGQSAAENVAYLHRRFPEAEVCAVFSRYGYSPADDSSFANRIFDPGAVDDYFTAPDSVKSRLMAYHGNTNYSVVDIDLIDDLYRQMYQEKVLGTERLRFLNVSRVSDVEETPDGVRATVKSLVTGEETLLDADVVVFATGYSPANPLGLLGEVADRCLRDDEGRVRVERDYRVSTDPGLRCGIYLQGGTEHTHGITTSLLSNTAIRVGEILDSLLDRGVKSASDEARPVVDGTGTKG
- a CDS encoding iron ABC transporter permease, with the protein product MRTTAVERPAPGGTTEARRRRVVGLAALVVILVIAAAVSLAVGTRALSPAEVWHGLFAEPDADRRLTEIRLIVQTVRVPRTVLAVVAGLALGVGGALIQGHTRNPIADTGLLGVNSGASFAVVSVIAVFGFADPFQYVWFAFVGAGVAGVVVFGLASIGRGAGNPLTLALAGQGITVFLAAMTTAVALSDQKSLNALRFWNAGSVAGVGFDVIWPVTVFMAAGLVLALITLPALNLLNLGDDVARGLGVNIALGRTIGIVAITLLAGAATAACGPIAFLGLMVAHVARYLTGPDYRWLVPYAGLLGSVVLLVCDIVGRLVVRPGELDAGVVVALLGAPFFAILVWRGKFRNT
- a CDS encoding iron chelate uptake ABC transporter family permease subunit; the encoded protein is MNGTDVNPSVAPGVRLGHVSFVWRPWLVLVTLLLLVATFLVFCLSIGVGDFPIGLSRVIATILGRGEQVDEFVVMDLRMPRALAGLVVGVALGMSGAITQSVARNPLASPDILGITGGASAVAVFLVTVSGGTAAAVVGSVGLPAAALAGGLGTGLLVYFLAWRRGIDGFRLILIGISVSAVMEAITTWLLVSADIRDVARAQAWLVGSLDDRSWDQVEVAFWCTLVLLVVMAAAAFQFKPMHLGDEVAAGLGVRYSRVRAALLLCAVLLAAVAVSAAGPVPFVALVAPQVAMRLAKVPTPPMVASGLVGALLLIGSDLVARTALPITLPVGVVTAAIGGPFLVYLLVRANLR
- a CDS encoding ABC transporter ATP-binding protein, coding for MAAQFITEIEAGVEDVPRLAARGVTVGYGNRTVIDDLDVVIPPGVITTIIGPNGCGKSTLLRTLTRLLKPAKGAVVLDGEDIGRLRTRDVAKKLGLLPQAPVAPEGLTVADLVARGRHPHQSWLRQWSSDDAGVVERALAMTGVSELAGRPVDSLSGGQRQRVWISMTLAQGTDLLLLDEPTTYLDLAHAIDVLDLVDDLHESGCTVVMVLHDLNLATRYSDNLVVMREGSVLAQGHPRDVITAELLREAFGLHAMVIDDPVGDRPLIVPIGRTHVRLDP